A genomic region of Glycine max cultivar Williams 82 chromosome 15, Glycine_max_v4.0, whole genome shotgun sequence contains the following coding sequences:
- the LOC100801946 gene encoding uncharacterized protein has product MEQSRFQNTVLYNNMEARHDEYHQPGSQSVMQDHLDSTHSSRRPADLNTSEVKPVLNYSIQTGEEFALEFMRDRVNIRKPVLSNVSDSNYTPGYMELKGILGISHAGSESGSDISMLSIVDKYPKEFDRMNTSLPGDRSNYGSIQSMPRTSLNQDNRQFVPGYGSFGVYDRSMMMKFLCSFGGRILPRPCDGKLRYVGGQTRILRIRKDISWQELMQKALQIYNQVHAIKYQLPGEDLDALVSVSSDEDLQNMMEECNHLLDREGSQKLRMFLFSMSDLEDAQFGLSSIGDDSEIQYVAAVNGMDLESRKNTTMFGVSFSANDINELDRQSIDRETSRVGVESIAQSAPLTNNFDSSLATHSSPPVLPTSSNSYDAYPQFYGDQMMHHGEPSDQYTINHGLNPSHKPVIGETPIIMPPHMLFNQQGILGESLQPRGIQVQNSEIPGTLANNLVDSSIQQGSDPGKVLVSELPSTAPAQLLNNGYMKNNFPEASVVVTAPEGHSLHPTKMDKLQDYEVTSSTSSSAFGAAYVDSRSNAADLSSLHPPPLPKRVYYSERIPREQLELLNRSSKSDDTHSSQFHVSDLLSDINPPDSVTESGDKLHGGNLPNLSEELGIAENHLHADDYAVDNVAVNHQIYKQLPDASSQMKSKLTEHVNPELKQVLLDNGGCKDLLNKDDAVGLETEIYSKNNYIKPLVDETKASKPDLPNLRQVSSDKLLDDPASNLPEVDWGDTSVKESNEDINVQALPVSINGNTTTEDYSEEFPSNVVSKQVQADILIDINDRFPREFFTDMFSKAVLEEDPSSLHPLTSDGVGLSVNMENREPIRWSYFQKLAQEGIDNVSLMDQDHLGFSPGKVVGDNRAQHVTPLTTDEVSLNHAESHLDFVEENIRDLHGRIGAETTVLKSNYDHSQVNDTESMQFDVMMENIRAQESGYEVGKFEKMNSNLPPPDPSFAGEFDPSTFQVIMNDDLEELKELGSGTFGTVYHGKWRGTDVAIKRIKKICFTGRSSEQERLTVEFWREAEILSKLHHPNVVAFYGVVQDGPGGTMATVAEYMVDGSLRHVLLRKDRYLDRRKRLIIAMDAAFGMEYLHSKNIVHFDLKCDNLLVNLKDPMRPICKVGDFGLSKIKRNTLVSGGVRGTLPWMAPELLNGSSNKVSEKVDVFSFGIVLWEILTGEEPYANMHYGAIIGGIVNNTLRPTIPDHCDSEWRTLMEQCWAPNPAARPSFTEIASRLRLMSAAASQTKTLKPTK; this is encoded by the exons ATGGAACAATCAAGATTCCAAAACACGGTTCTATACAATAACATGGAAGCTAGACACGACGAATACCACCAGCCTGGGTCACAGTCAGTGATGCAGGACCATCTGGATAGCACACATTCCAGTAGAAGACCAGCTGACCTCAATACATCAGAAGTTAAACCTGTACTTAATTACTCCATACAGACAGGTGAGGAATTTGCTCTTGAATTTATGAGAGATAGGGTGAATATCAGGAAGCCTGTATTATCAAATGTCAGCGATTCCAATTATACCCCAGGTTATATGGAACTGAAAGGCATTTTAGGCATCAGTCATGCAGGATCTGAAAGTGGATCTGATATTTCTATGCTCTCAATAGTTGACAAATATCCAAAAGAATTTGATAGAATGAATACATCATTACCTGGAGACAGAAGCAACTATGGGTCGATTCAATCAATGCCAAGAACTTCATTGAATCAGGACAATAGACAATTTGTGCCGGGGTATGGCTCTTTTGGAGTTTATGATAGATCCATGATGATGAAGTTTCTTTGCAGCTTTGGTGGTAGAATATTGCCACGACCATGTGATGGAAAGCTAAGGTATGTTGGAGGCCAAACACGTATTCTTCGAATAAGAAAGGACATATCTTGGCAGGAGCTCATGCAGAAAGCATTACAAATCTATAATCAGGTTCATGCAATCAAGTATCAGCTTCCTGGGGAAGATCTCGATGCTTTAGTATCTGTGTCATCTGATGAGGATTTGCAGAATATGATGGAGGAATGTAATCATCTATTAGATAGAGAAGGATCACAAAAGCTTAGGATGTTTTTATTCTCTATGAGTGATTTGGAGGATGCTCAGTTTGGTCTCAGCAGCATCGGCGATGATTCTGAGATCCAGTATGTTGCTGCTGTTAATGGCATGGACTTGGAATCAAGAAAAAACACAACCATGTTTGGTGTCAGTTTTTCTGCAAATGATATAAATGAATTGGACAGGCAAAGTATTGACAGGGAGACTAGTAGAGTTGGTGTAGAATCTATTGCACAGAGTGCTCCCCTGACTAACAATTTTGACTCATCATTGGCTACTCATTCTTCACCACCAGTGCTACCAACTTCCTCAAATTCTTATGATGCGTATCCACAGTTTTATGGTGATCAAATGATGCACCATGGGGAACCTAGTGATCAATATACTATTAATCATGGCCTTAATCCTTCTCATAAACCTGTTATTGGAGAGACTCCTATCATTATGCCTCCTCATATGCTTTTTAATCAACAAGGGATTTTGGGTGAAAGCCTTCAACCTCGTGGAATACAAGTACAAAATTCAGAAATACCAGGAACATTGGCAAACAATCTGGTTGATAGTTCAATTCAACAAGGAAGTGACCCTGGCAAAGTTTTAGTCTCAGAATTACCGTCAACAGCTCCTGCACAACTGCTTAATAATGGttacatgaaaaataattttcctgAAGCATCAGTTGTTGTTACTGCACCAGAGGGGCATTCGTTGCATCCAACAAAGATGGACAAGCTCCAGGATTATGAAGTGACTTCTTCTACATCTAGCAGTGCATTTGGTGCTGCTTATGTTGATTCCCGCTCCAATGCAGCTGACTTGAGTTCGCTtcatcctcctcctcttcctaaAAGAGTTTATTATTCGGAGAGAATTCCACGGGAACAATTAGAGTTGCTGAATCGGTCCTCAAAATCAGATGATACACACAGTTCTCAGTTTCATGTTTCAGATTTACTTTCTGACATCAACCCACCAGATTCAGTTACAGAATCTGGTGACAAGTTGCATGGTGGAAATCTGCCTAATCTATCTGAGGAATTAGGCATCGCGGAAAATCACTTGCATGCAGATGACTATGCTGTTGATAATGTGGCTGTCAATCATCAAATATACAAACAGCTGCCTGATGCAAGCAGTCAGATGAAATCAAAGCTAACTGAGCATGTGAATCCTGAGTTGAAGCAAGTATTATTGGACAATGGAGGATGCAAAGATTTGTTAAATAAGGATGATGCTGTTGGGTTGGAAACGGaaatttatagtaaaaataactaTATCAAACCCCTGGTTGATGAGACAAAAGCCAGCAAACCAGACTTGCCTAATTTGCGCCAGGTTTCTTCTGATAAGCTCCTTGATGATCCAGCATCCAATCTTCCAGAAGTTGATTGGGGTGATACTTCTGTGAAGGAGTCTAATGAGGATATTAATGTTCAAGCCTTACCTGTTTCCATAAATGGGAATACAACTACAGAAGATTATTCTGAAGAATTTCCTTCAAATGTTGTTTCCAAACAAGTGCAAGCTGACATCCTTATTGATATTAATGATCGGTTCCCCCGTGAATTTTTCACTGATATGTTCTCTAAAGCAGTACTTGAAGAAGATCCCTCTAGTCTGCATCCATTAACCTCAGATGGAGTGGGCTTAAGTGTAAACATGGAAAATCGTGAACCTATACGATGgtcatattttcaaaaattggcTCAAGAAGGGATTGATAATGTGTCTCTTATGGACCAGGATCATCTTGGTTTTTCACCAGGAAAAGTGGTTGGAGATAATAGGGCTCAACATGTTACACCTTTAACAACTGATGAAGTTTCTCTGAACCATGCAGAGTCCCACCTTGATTTTGTTGAAGAAAATATAAGAGACTTGCATGGAAGGATTGGAGCAGAAACCACTGTTCTAAAGTCAAATTATGATCATTCCCAAGTGAATGACACTGAAAGTATGCAATTTGATGTTATGATGGAAAACATAAGAGCACAAGAGTCAGGATATGAG GTtggaaagtttgaaaaaatgaATAGCAATCTACCTCCTCCTGATCCTTCTTTTGCAGGAGAGTTTGATCCGAGTACCTTTCAG GTCATAATGAATGACGATCTTGAAGAGCTGAAGGAACTGGGTTCTGGTACCTTTGGGACTGTGTATCATGGGAAATGGCGAGGAACAGATGTTGccattaaaagaataaagaaaatctGCTTCACTGGTCGATCATCTGAGCAAGAGAGACTG ACTGTAGAATTCTGGCGGGAAGCAGAAATTCTTTCCAAGCTTCATCATCCAAATGTGGTGGCATTTTATGGTGTAGTGCAGGATGGACCAGGAGGAACGATGGCTACTGTTGCAGAGTACATGGTGGATGGTTCTCTTAGGCATGTATTACTTCGCAAGGATAG GTATCTTGATCGTCGCAAGAGACTGATAATTGCAATGGATGCAGCTTTTGGAATGGAATATTTGCACTCAAAAAATATTGTACACTTTGACTTAAAATGTGACAATTTGTTGGTGAACTTGAAAGATCCTATGCGGCCTATATGCAAG GTTGGGGATTTTGGCTTGTCCAAAATTAAACGAAATACCTTGGTTTCTGGTGGTGTGCGAGGGACACTTCCTTGGATGGCACCAGAGCTTCTGAATGGTAGCAGCAACAAGGTCTCAGAAAAG GTTGATGTGTTCTCCTTTGGCATAGTATTATGGGAGATTCTAACTGGTGAGGAGCCATATGCCAATATGCACTATGGTGCAATCATAG GTGGCATTGTGAATAACACATTAAGGCCAACAATCCCAGATCATTGTGATTCTGAATGGAGAACACTGATGGAGCAGTGTTGGGCACCTAATCCTGCTGCTAGGCCATCCTTCACTGAAATAGCCAGTCGATTGCGCCTAATGTCTGCAGCAGCTAGCCAAACCAAAACACTGAAGCCAACTAAATGA